The window CCAACCTTTCCCTGCCGCGCCGCTACGGCACGCCGGCTCAGCAACGCGATTTCACCCAGCGCTGGCTGGAGAACATCCGCGCCCTGCCGGGCGTGAAGACCGCCGCCGTCACCGACCTCCCGCCCCTCTCGCCTTACGCGCAGATGGTGCTCACGGCCTCGGCGCAAGGCTCCACGGGCAACACCAACGCCTCCGTCAATTCCGCGCCGCAACAGATGGCCGTGGCCGCGGCGTCGCCCGAGTTTTTCTCCGCCACCGGCATCGCGCTGAAACAAGGCCGCGTCTTCACCGATCAGGACGGCGCGGAAGCCCCGCCCGTCGCGGTCGTGAACGAGGCCTTCGTGAAGCAATACTACCCGCAAGGCCTCACGCTCGGCGCGCAAATCACCGTGCCGTCGCTCGCCCCCGGCACGCGACGCGGCCAGCCGGCGCCGACCGCCGCCATCGTCGGCGTGGTCGCCGACGTGCGCCCGCGTGGCTTCGAGAGCACGGCGCAGCCGCTGGCGTATTTCCCCTTCGCGCAACAACCGCGCGCACGCGTCACGGCCGTCGTGCATTTCACCGGCGACGCGGCCACGCTGTCGCGGCTCATCACGCAGGCGACGCACAAGGTCGACGCGGGACTCGCCCTCGACAATCCCTCGACGCTCGAGGCGCAGATCAACCGCCAGAACGCACCACGGCGCATCACGCTGTTCCTGACGAGTGCGTTCGCCGCCACCGCGGTGCTGCTCGCAGCCCTCGGGATTTTCGGCGTCATGAGCTACACGGTGACGCAGCGCACGCAGGAGATCGGCGTGCGCATGGCGCTGGGCGCCGACACGGCGACAATCCTGCGCTGGATTCTCGGTTACGGCGGCGCCGCGATCGGAGTCGGACTCGCTGCGGGGCTCGCCCTGACGTTCGCCACCAGCCAGCTGCTCAGCACGTTCCTCGTAGGGATCACGGCGCTCGATCCGGTCGTCATCGCTACCGGTGTGCTCGCGCTCGGCTTGGTGGGGCTGCTCGCCTGCTGGTTCCCCGCCCGCCGCGCCACCCGCGTGAATCCCGTCGACGCACTGCGGACGGAGTGACGATCACGGGCGCGGCGCGGGTTCGCGCAGCCACCCGCCCAATTCGTGCGCGGCGAAGCGCTCGAACCCGTCGCCGCCCAGCTGCTCGCGCGCTCTCTCGCGGGCCGTCGCGCGCAATTGGGCGATCGCCTGATTTTCCTGCGTCTTCGTGATGCTGCGATCCATGAGCAGCTCGTGCTTGGTGCGCCGCAGATCGCAAAAGGCGACGTAGACGCGCAGCAGCTTCTCCGGGGGCAACGCGGCGTCTTCGCCGAGCACATTGCACCAATAATCGAAATCCCCATCTGCGCGACGCACGTAGACCGCAGCCGTGGACGGCTCGAGCACCATCAAGGCCGTGCGGACCCGCGCCAGGCGCGCGGCATCGAAGTCGACCGCCACCGGCACGCGCTGGTCCGCCGCTGCCCGCGCGCGCGCATTGCAGTCGATCCACAGTCGCTCCGCCTCCGCCAGCCAAAGCAGTTTCTCGTCCGGCACGCCCAGGCCCGACGCGCGCTCGCGCACCTTGGCCATGCCGGGCGCGGCGCGGAAGAGATACTCGGCTTTCTCGTCTGCGGTGAGCACCGCGCCCAGTTGCGCCGCAAAATCGGCATCGGCCTGGGCGCGGAGCGCATCGGCTTCCGCGCGTGAAATGCGACCGACGATCCGGTCGCGCCACCAAGCCCGGCGGGCGCTTTGGCGGTTCAGCTCGAGCGATTTCACCGCCTCCGCCTTCGCCGGAGGGAGATTCGTGACCTCCGGGGCGCCGGCGTCCCACCAATGCAGCGTATGCGCGAGCACGAGGCTGGTCTCGGCCGAAGGCACGCCGGCGCGTTTGAGCCGTTCCACGTTTTCGGGCAGCGTCAACTGCGGATCGAGCAACTGAAGCGTGCTTCCCTGCGGGTATTCGGCAGCCAGTCCCGCGATTCCAACCAGTGCAAAGCCCAGCCAACAGGGGATTTTCATGCAGACAAGCGGCCCGCCTTTCCCATGGGACAAAGGCCGCGGCGCGACAAGGCGGTTTTCGCCGATCGGCGACGGTCCCCGGCCCGGCGGCTCCATCACTAAAAGTTGTGACCCCGCCAAATCGCGCGCGACCAGTAGCAGGCGTGTTCCCGAACGCCAAAAACCGGAGCATAATCCCGCCAAATAATGCACAGATATGGCCAAGTCTTGGGATGACGCGGCGCGCCCTGCGGGGCATCCTTTCCCCCATCTACCTATGGTAAGCCCCAACTCGTCCACGCCGGGCGGACAACCCGGAAGCGCTGCCGCTTCGTCCGCCGAAAAGACCACCATTCCCGACGTCGTCATCCGACTCGCCGGCAACTCGCAGGACGGCATCCAGTCCGTCGGCGGTTTCCTCGCCCGCCTCGCGGGCCGCAGCGACCAGGACGTCATGACCTACATGACGATCCCCGCCACCATCTCCGGCGGCCCGTCGATCTTCCAGGTCCGCATGGGCACCGGCGACATCCTGTCGTCGGGCGACCAAGCCGACTTCCTCGTCGCGTTCTACCAACACAGCTACGAGTCGCACATCGGCGCGCTCCGCCCGGGCGGCGTGCTCATCTACGACACCGACCACGTCAAACCGAACCCCGACGACCGCCGCTTCACCAACGTCGGCATCCCGATCACCTCCGCGACCGTCGAAGCCGTCGGCGGCACCGGCAAGGATAAGGGCAAAAACATTTTCGTGCTCGGCCTGATCGCGCGCATCTTCGACCTCGACGTGCCGAAGCTCAGCACGCTGATCAAGGAGCGCCTCGGCGGCCGCGGCGACGAAGCCGTGCGCAACGCCATGATGGCTTTCGACGCCGGCTACGCGCACCCGGTGGAGAACCTCCTCGGCCACCTCTATCGCTTCGCCCGCGCCACCTCGGCCGGCACCACGGCCTCGCGCCCCGCCGTCACGATGGACGGCAACACCGCGATGGTCTACGGCCTCCTCACCGCCGGCGTCCGCTACGGCGCCGCGTATCCCATCACGCCGTGGTCCTCGATCATGGAAATGCTCCGCACGGAGCTGCCGAAATACGGCGGTCTCTTCGTGCAGGCTGAGGACGAAATCGCCGCCGTCTCGCACGCGCTCGGCTTCGCCTACTCCGGCCATCTCTCCGTCACCGGCAGCTCCGGCCCCGGCCTCTCACTGAAGATGGAAGCCCTCGGCTGGGGCAGCATGGCGGAAATCCCGCTCATCTGCATCAACGTCCAGCGCGGCGGCCCGTCCACGGGCTTGCCCACCAGCATCGAGCAATCCGATCTCATGCAGGCGCTCTACGGTTCGCACGGCGACACGCCGCGCGTCGTGCTCGCGCCGAAGGACGTCGAGGACTGCTTCTACATCGCCATCGAAGCCGCGCGCATCGCCAAGGAATTCTCCACGCCGGTCATCATCCTCACCGACCAGGCGCTCGCGACCCGCATCGAAGCCTTCGAGGAGCCCGACCTGAAGAACCTCGTCAAGGAGCACACCCTCGACCTCACGCCCGCACCGGTCGACTACAAGCCCTACCCGCTCGACACCTGGCCGAAGCACGTGCCGCCCGGCACGCGCATGCTCTCGGGCAAATACCCGACCGTCACCGGCCTCGAGCACGACGAAGCCGGCCATCCCTCCGGCAGCCCCGCCGTGCACGCCAAGATGAACGCGCGCCGCCGCGAGAAGATCAAAGCCGTCGCGAAATCGCTCCCCGCGCACGAGATCTACGGCGACCAATCCGGCGACGTCCTTGTCGTCGGCTGGTGCTCCACCTACGGCCCGATCCGCGAGGCGGTGAACCAACTCCGCAAATCGGACAACGCCCCGAAGATCGGCCAGCTCCACCTGCGCCACCTCGCGCCCTTCGCGCCCGGCCTCGGCGAGATTTTTGCCCGCTACAAGAAAGTCGTCGTGTGCGAACTCAACGACGAGGGTCTCTACGGCTACGGCCAGCTCGCCTCGCTCCTGCGCGCCGCCTACGCCAACCCAGCCATCGTCTCGGTCACCAAGACCGACGGTCTCACGTTCAAGGTCCGCGAGATCGTCGCGGGCGTCCAAAAACATCTCTCAGCCTGAACCCACCCCACGCCATGAGTTCCGCTCCCGTTTCCGCTCCCCTCGTCGAAGTCCCCGCTGCCGGCGGCCCCGGCCGCGC is drawn from Opitutia bacterium and contains these coding sequences:
- a CDS encoding 2-oxoacid:acceptor oxidoreductase subunit alpha encodes the protein MVSPNSSTPGGQPGSAAASSAEKTTIPDVVIRLAGNSQDGIQSVGGFLARLAGRSDQDVMTYMTIPATISGGPSIFQVRMGTGDILSSGDQADFLVAFYQHSYESHIGALRPGGVLIYDTDHVKPNPDDRRFTNVGIPITSATVEAVGGTGKDKGKNIFVLGLIARIFDLDVPKLSTLIKERLGGRGDEAVRNAMMAFDAGYAHPVENLLGHLYRFARATSAGTTASRPAVTMDGNTAMVYGLLTAGVRYGAAYPITPWSSIMEMLRTELPKYGGLFVQAEDEIAAVSHALGFAYSGHLSVTGSSGPGLSLKMEALGWGSMAEIPLICINVQRGGPSTGLPTSIEQSDLMQALYGSHGDTPRVVLAPKDVEDCFYIAIEAARIAKEFSTPVIILTDQALATRIEAFEEPDLKNLVKEHTLDLTPAPVDYKPYPLDTWPKHVPPGTRMLSGKYPTVTGLEHDEAGHPSGSPAVHAKMNARRREKIKAVAKSLPAHEIYGDQSGDVLVVGWCSTYGPIREAVNQLRKSDNAPKIGQLHLRHLAPFAPGLGEIFARYKKVVVCELNDEGLYGYGQLASLLRAAYANPAIVSVTKTDGLTFKVREIVAGVQKHLSA